Proteins found in one Takifugu rubripes chromosome 15, fTakRub1.2, whole genome shotgun sequence genomic segment:
- the gdpd5a gene encoding glycerophosphodiester phosphodiesterase domain-containing protein 5 isoform X2, protein MVKHQPLQVYEKQILLSFVTGLYGCRWKRYQRSQDESSKWECVWFMILCSSFLLLLSWVYFWFVAQNDFNEFNWSIYNRSGEWMDETLPIILSTAVGFSYVTFLMILALFHVSLGQQLNLFWLHKVGVSAALLSTLSGVLSVDDIWGEEWHILRVSLQSTAPFLHILALASVTALSWFVAGYVIGRERSNLQGTVMLLYFILVFLVYLAPLMFTCPCIMDRHRLKARPAVIGRRGAPMLAPENTLMSFSRALQQGTSSVEADVSISVDGVPFLMRDHTLRRTTDVGQIFPDRQFSEASFFNWTEIRSLNAGQWFLKSDPYWTVQALTARDRSKISNQTVCSLVEMLRLVARSNSSALINIRKPPSGHPRYQNWFMDTLWAVQKSGISQKRVTWSPDTHRGRVRGFHMAANEKLPVKEVKQRGITSLTLHYSKVHPKDIEEYLANNVSVTVYPVNKAWLYSIMWCSGVPSVSSDAPQVLRKVSYPIWLMNYHMIRWRMSDAQHCNAEWIVLNAVRCHSNRDVNVMKEKLLFSGDLTMELPSPEEISQQRTEAIPFFQADSSPGFHSSVTMS, encoded by the exons ATGGTGAAACACCAACCGTTGCAGGTGTATGAAAAGCAAATTTTGTTGTCCTTTGTCACGGGGCTGTACGGATGTCGCTGGAAGCGCTACCAACGTTCCCAAGATGAGAGTTCCAAG TGGGAGTGCGTTTGGTTCATGatcctctgctcttccttccttcttcttctttcttgggTCTACTTCTGGTTTGTGGCGCAAAATGATTTCAATGAATTCAACTG GTCCATATACAACCGCTCtggagagtggatggatgaaacGCTCCCCATTATTTTATCCACAGCTGTTGGATTCAGCTACGTGACGTTCCTGATG ATCTTAGCACTCTTCCATGTGTCCTTGGGCCAGCAGCTCAACCTCTTTTGGCTTCACAAG GTCGGCGTGTCGGCGGCGCTGCTCTCCACGCTCTCCGGCGTTCTCTCCGTTGATGACATATGGGGCGAGGAGTGGCACATCCTCCGTGTGTCGCTGCAG TCTACAGCCCCTTTCCTGCATATCCTGGCCCTGGCCTCAGTCACGGCCCTCAGCTGGTTTGTTGCTGGATACGTCATCGGCAGAGAGAGATCCA ACTTGCAGGGGACGGTGATGCTGCTCTACTTCATCCTGGTCTTCCTGGTGTATTTGGCTCCGCTCATGTTCACCTGCCCCTGCATCATGGACCGCCATCGCCTCAAAGCCCGCCCAGCCGTCATTGGCCGTCGTGGTGCTCCGATG CTGGCTCCAGAGAACACCCTGATGTCCTTCAGCAGAGCTCTGCAGCAGGGAACCAGCTCCGTGGAGGCGGACGTCTCCATCAG TGTGGACGGCGTTCCCTTCCTAATGCGAGACCACACCTTGAGACGCACCACTGACGTTGGTCAGATTTTTCCAGACAGGCAGTTCAGCGAGGCCTCGTTCTTCAACTGGACAGAGATCCGCTCGCTCAATGCGGGACAGTGGTTTCTAAAG AGTGACCCCTATTGGACGGTGCAAGCCCTGACAGCCAGGGACCGCAGCAAAATCAGCAACCAGACGGTGTGCAGCCTGGTGGAGATGCTGCGCCTCGTAGCCAGGTCCAACAGCTCGGCTCTGATAAATATCCGCAAACCTCCCTCAGGGCACCCCCGCTACCAGAACTGGTTCATGGACACCCTGTGGGCTGTACAGAAATCTGGCATTTCCCAGAAGAGG gtgaccTGGTCGCCTGACACACACAGGGGGAGAGTTCGAGGCTTCCACATGGCTGCAAATGAGAAGCTACCAGTGAAAGAAGTAAAGCAGAGGGGGATAACGAGCCTGACGCTCCACTACAGCAAAGTTCACCCCAAAGACATAGA GGAATATCTCGCCAACAACGTCAGTGTGACGGTGTACCCAGTGAACAAGGCTTGGCTCTACTCTATCATGTGGTGCAGCGGGGTTCCCTCCGTGTCCTCTGATGCACCTCAAGTACTTCGGAAGGTCTCTTACCCAATTTGGCTCATG aa CTATCACATGATCAG GTGGAGGATGAGTGACGCGCAGCACTGCAACGCAGAATGGATTGTGTTGAACGCGGTGAGATGTCACTCCAACCGGGATGTCAACGTCATGAAGGAGAAACTTCTCTTCTCAG GCGACCTGACAATGGAGCTGCCTTCACCAGAGGAGATTTCACAGCAGAGGACCGAAGCTATACCTTTCTTCCAGGCCGACTCCTCTCCTGGTTTTCACTCCAGCGTTACAATGTCGTGA
- the gdpd5a gene encoding glycerophosphodiester phosphodiesterase domain-containing protein 5 isoform X1, with product MVKHQPLQVYEKQILLSFVTGLYGCRWKRYQRSQDESSKWECVWFMILCSSFLLLLSWVYFWFVAQNDFNEFNWSIYNRSGEWMDETLPIILSTAVGFSYVTFLMILALFHVSLGQQLNLFWLHKVGVSAALLSTLSGVLSVDDIWGEEWHILRVSLQSTAPFLHILALASVTALSWFVAGYVIGRERSNLQGTVMLLYFILVFLVYLAPLMFTCPCIMDRHRLKARPAVIGRRGAPMLAPENTLMSFSRALQQGTSSVEADVSISVDGVPFLMRDHTLRRTTDVGQIFPDRQFSEASFFNWTEIRSLNAGQWFLKSDPYWTVQALTARDRSKISNQTVCSLVEMLRLVARSNSSALINIRKPPSGHPRYQNWFMDTLWAVQKSGISQKRVTWSPDTHRGRVRGFHMAANEKLPVKEVKQRGITSLTLHYSKVHPKDIEEYLANNVSVTVYPVNKAWLYSIMWCSGVPSVSSDAPQVLRKVSYPIWLMSQNAYKFIWMASDLVSLTTVIGIFCFQNYHMIRWRMSDAQHCNAEWIVLNAVRCHSNRDVNVMKEKLLFSGDLTMELPSPEEISQQRTEAIPFFQADSSPGFHSSVTMS from the exons ATGGTGAAACACCAACCGTTGCAGGTGTATGAAAAGCAAATTTTGTTGTCCTTTGTCACGGGGCTGTACGGATGTCGCTGGAAGCGCTACCAACGTTCCCAAGATGAGAGTTCCAAG TGGGAGTGCGTTTGGTTCATGatcctctgctcttccttccttcttcttctttcttgggTCTACTTCTGGTTTGTGGCGCAAAATGATTTCAATGAATTCAACTG GTCCATATACAACCGCTCtggagagtggatggatgaaacGCTCCCCATTATTTTATCCACAGCTGTTGGATTCAGCTACGTGACGTTCCTGATG ATCTTAGCACTCTTCCATGTGTCCTTGGGCCAGCAGCTCAACCTCTTTTGGCTTCACAAG GTCGGCGTGTCGGCGGCGCTGCTCTCCACGCTCTCCGGCGTTCTCTCCGTTGATGACATATGGGGCGAGGAGTGGCACATCCTCCGTGTGTCGCTGCAG TCTACAGCCCCTTTCCTGCATATCCTGGCCCTGGCCTCAGTCACGGCCCTCAGCTGGTTTGTTGCTGGATACGTCATCGGCAGAGAGAGATCCA ACTTGCAGGGGACGGTGATGCTGCTCTACTTCATCCTGGTCTTCCTGGTGTATTTGGCTCCGCTCATGTTCACCTGCCCCTGCATCATGGACCGCCATCGCCTCAAAGCCCGCCCAGCCGTCATTGGCCGTCGTGGTGCTCCGATG CTGGCTCCAGAGAACACCCTGATGTCCTTCAGCAGAGCTCTGCAGCAGGGAACCAGCTCCGTGGAGGCGGACGTCTCCATCAG TGTGGACGGCGTTCCCTTCCTAATGCGAGACCACACCTTGAGACGCACCACTGACGTTGGTCAGATTTTTCCAGACAGGCAGTTCAGCGAGGCCTCGTTCTTCAACTGGACAGAGATCCGCTCGCTCAATGCGGGACAGTGGTTTCTAAAG AGTGACCCCTATTGGACGGTGCAAGCCCTGACAGCCAGGGACCGCAGCAAAATCAGCAACCAGACGGTGTGCAGCCTGGTGGAGATGCTGCGCCTCGTAGCCAGGTCCAACAGCTCGGCTCTGATAAATATCCGCAAACCTCCCTCAGGGCACCCCCGCTACCAGAACTGGTTCATGGACACCCTGTGGGCTGTACAGAAATCTGGCATTTCCCAGAAGAGG gtgaccTGGTCGCCTGACACACACAGGGGGAGAGTTCGAGGCTTCCACATGGCTGCAAATGAGAAGCTACCAGTGAAAGAAGTAAAGCAGAGGGGGATAACGAGCCTGACGCTCCACTACAGCAAAGTTCACCCCAAAGACATAGA GGAATATCTCGCCAACAACGTCAGTGTGACGGTGTACCCAGTGAACAAGGCTTGGCTCTACTCTATCATGTGGTGCAGCGGGGTTCCCTCCGTGTCCTCTGATGCACCTCAAGTACTTCGGAAGGTCTCTTACCCAATTTGGCTCATG AGCCAAAATGCTTATAAATTCATCTGGATGGCCTCAGACCTGGTTTCTCTAACCACAGTGATTGggattttctgttttcagaa CTATCACATGATCAG GTGGAGGATGAGTGACGCGCAGCACTGCAACGCAGAATGGATTGTGTTGAACGCGGTGAGATGTCACTCCAACCGGGATGTCAACGTCATGAAGGAGAAACTTCTCTTCTCAG GCGACCTGACAATGGAGCTGCCTTCACCAGAGGAGATTTCACAGCAGAGGACCGAAGCTATACCTTTCTTCCAGGCCGACTCCTCTCCTGGTTTTCACTCCAGCGTTACAATGTCGTGA